The Spirochaeta isovalerica genome includes a window with the following:
- a CDS encoding cache domain-containing protein — MAKRTYSLINGILLLFVSALLLLAAIFLVIQFNTFNNRYKKEALLLQTKYTESQKEQIKREVMWVSDFIYSNLDSLEEQVGETVRMRTYEAYSVAEHIYNTNRGKISNSEIQERIRQALRPVRYSGGLGYVFISSFSGNEILFPDKPELEGQNLIDMKTADGKYLIRDMIAISRDQGEGFYSYSWTKPGDEGSDHKKISYIKRFEPYDWIIGTGLYLSDEEAALKNKLLIKISNIRFGKEGYIFVNSMEGDALVSNGELMTGDRKLWEVFSSNPERSRDLFRMEYEAALKPEGDYIYYTIRKLSDSTVESPKASFIIGIPEFDWLIGAGVYLDDVDKEIAQLREISYIELRGDIVDTIIITLSIISLFFLFLFLADKRLKKEFNLFSSFFESSLTDDLQLNLDSFYFRELAELAGQANGMQRDKAEALSRLRESENRFRLLAENSRDMIFKMSFPGGNFEYISPAAIDVLGYTAQEIMEEPYHVRKTIHPDWRDWLEGVFDDINSGHIDETFEYPIISKSGEERWISQKNTLIKGEEEGTYVLIGRLSDETRRKKAEEDLNRNNRMEAIGKLAGGVAHDFNNVLAGIMNAANVLKSPRREIDEKGLKMADLILKAASRAADLTAKLSAFGGKRALFLKPQNVHHILEETEVILSRTIDMRIAIQMNLNAAKSVILADGTEIQSIILNLGINASHAIEGSGSIHINTENMTFDEKDCTDYPFECHPGDYVRIEILDTGSGMDEETLKHIFEPFFSTKEKGKGSGLGLATVYKSVHDHKGMIQVTSEVGEGTSFILLFPCIDEKPDETPVPAESTGLRSGTILLVDDEEFIRETGRGILEESGYTVITASNGREALDIFRERKQEIDLVILDVIMPELNGVEAFYKIREIREDCPIIMITGFSRDPDLSKLKEKGVSCIIRKPFEQSLFKKEIDMALQKKTGKQ, encoded by the coding sequence ATGGCTAAAAGGACTTACAGTCTAATAAACGGAATTCTTCTCCTCTTTGTCTCGGCGTTACTTCTGCTCGCGGCTATTTTTTTAGTTATTCAATTTAACACCTTCAATAACCGCTATAAGAAAGAGGCTCTCCTCCTCCAGACAAAATATACTGAATCTCAGAAAGAACAGATCAAAAGAGAGGTCATGTGGGTCTCCGATTTCATTTACAGCAATTTAGATTCTCTGGAAGAGCAGGTGGGGGAAACTGTCCGCATGCGGACCTACGAGGCCTATTCCGTAGCGGAGCATATCTATAATACAAATCGGGGAAAAATCTCCAATAGCGAAATTCAGGAGCGAATACGACAGGCGCTCAGACCCGTAAGGTATTCCGGGGGACTGGGCTACGTATTCATTTCCAGTTTCAGCGGCAATGAAATCCTTTTTCCCGACAAGCCGGAGCTTGAAGGTCAGAACCTGATAGATATGAAAACAGCTGACGGGAAATATCTCATAAGGGACATGATTGCAATCAGCCGGGATCAAGGTGAAGGATTTTACAGCTACAGCTGGACCAAACCGGGGGATGAGGGAAGCGATCACAAAAAAATATCCTATATCAAGCGCTTCGAACCTTATGACTGGATTATCGGCACAGGCCTATATCTGTCCGATGAGGAAGCCGCTCTCAAAAATAAGCTATTAATTAAAATCAGTAATATCCGCTTCGGCAAGGAAGGATACATCTTCGTCAACTCCATGGAAGGCGACGCACTGGTATCGAACGGAGAACTGATGACCGGAGACCGGAAGCTGTGGGAGGTTTTCTCATCTAATCCGGAACGGTCGAGAGATCTCTTCCGAATGGAGTACGAAGCAGCCCTCAAGCCTGAAGGCGATTACATTTACTATACCATCAGAAAATTAAGCGATTCGACTGTCGAATCTCCCAAGGCATCCTTTATTATCGGAATCCCCGAGTTCGATTGGCTCATCGGTGCGGGAGTCTATCTTGATGATGTGGATAAGGAAATCGCTCAGCTGCGGGAAATCTCTTATATCGAACTGAGAGGCGATATAGTCGATACCATCATTATAACATTGTCCATAATCAGTTTGTTTTTTCTTTTCTTGTTCCTGGCGGATAAAAGGCTAAAGAAAGAATTCAACCTGTTCAGCTCCTTTTTCGAATCTTCTCTCACCGATGATCTCCAGCTCAATCTGGACAGTTTTTATTTCCGGGAACTGGCTGAACTGGCCGGACAGGCCAATGGTATGCAGAGAGATAAAGCAGAAGCGCTCAGCCGCCTCAGAGAAAGCGAGAACCGGTTCAGACTGCTGGCTGAAAATTCCCGGGACATGATATTCAAGATGTCCTTCCCCGGTGGAAATTTTGAGTACATCAGCCCCGCGGCTATTGATGTTCTCGGTTACACCGCTCAGGAAATCATGGAAGAGCCTTATCATGTTCGAAAAACGATACACCCTGATTGGAGGGATTGGCTGGAGGGGGTTTTCGATGATATCAATTCCGGCCACATCGATGAGACATTTGAGTATCCCATTATCTCCAAATCGGGAGAGGAGCGGTGGATAAGCCAGAAGAATACCCTGATTAAAGGGGAAGAAGAGGGGACATACGTTCTTATCGGCCGGCTTAGCGATGAAACGAGGCGCAAGAAAGCGGAAGAGGATTTGAACCGCAACAACAGGATGGAAGCAATCGGCAAGCTGGCCGGAGGGGTGGCTCATGATTTCAACAATGTTCTGGCCGGAATAATGAATGCTGCCAATGTTCTTAAATCTCCCAGGCGGGAGATTGATGAAAAGGGGCTGAAAATGGCCGATCTTATTCTCAAAGCCGCATCGCGTGCAGCCGATCTGACGGCAAAGCTGTCGGCATTCGGAGGTAAAAGGGCTCTTTTTCTCAAACCCCAGAATGTTCATCATATACTTGAAGAAACCGAAGTCATACTTAGCCGTACCATAGATATGAGGATTGCCATACAGATGAATCTCAATGCGGCAAAAAGTGTGATTCTCGCCGACGGCACGGAAATACAGAGCATTATCCTCAATCTGGGAATCAACGCCTCTCATGCCATTGAAGGATCCGGGTCAATCCATATTAATACGGAAAACATGACATTCGATGAAAAGGATTGTACCGATTACCCCTTTGAGTGCCATCCAGGTGATTATGTCAGGATAGAAATTCTCGATACGGGATCGGGAATGGATGAGGAAACCCTGAAGCATATTTTTGAACCTTTTTTCTCTACCAAGGAAAAAGGGAAGGGCTCCGGATTGGGGTTGGCGACAGTATACAAATCTGTTCATGATCATAAGGGAATGATTCAGGTAACCAGTGAAGTCGGCGAGGGGACATCATTTATCCTTCTCTTCCCCTGTATCGATGAAAAGCCCGATGAAACTCCGGTTCCTGCTGAATCAACCGGTTTGAGAAGCGGAACCATTCTCCTCGTTGATGATGAAGAGTTCATCAGGGAGACCGGCCGGGGGATTCTTGAAGAATCGGGATATACTGTTATTACCGCATCCAACGGCAGGGAAGCCTTAGACATTTTCAGGGAAAGGAAGCAGGAGATCGATCTGGTCATACTCGATGTCATTATGCCTGAGTTAAATGGAGTCGAAGCATTTTATAAAATCAGGGAGATTCGGGAAGACTGTCCCATCATTATGATAACGGGATTCAGCCGCGATCCGGATTTGAGCAAACTTAAGGAAAAGGGAGTATCCTGTATTATAAGAAAGCCCTTTGAACAGTCTCTTTTCAAAAAAGAAATAGATATGGCTCTACAGAAGAAAACAGGAAAACAGTAA
- a CDS encoding TIGR03546 family protein, whose product MIGFIAKILVALNSNSRPGELASGLSFGLWLSLVPGGNLLWFVLFAVAFFLKHNTAAFLLSMAGFRLIVPIADPLLDKLGELILTQPGLQVFYTFLYNLPFMSYSSFNNTIVAGGFLSGLILWVPLFYLFLFMVKLYRRKIAPKIAESKAVKALKKVPFFSKLASAVRLEAGL is encoded by the coding sequence ATGATAGGATTTATAGCAAAAATTCTTGTTGCGTTAAACAGCAATTCGCGTCCCGGGGAGTTGGCATCCGGCTTATCATTCGGTCTATGGCTCTCTCTTGTTCCGGGAGGAAATCTACTCTGGTTTGTCCTTTTTGCCGTGGCTTTCTTTCTGAAGCACAATACGGCAGCTTTTCTGCTCTCCATGGCGGGATTCAGGTTGATTGTTCCGATCGCCGATCCCCTTCTGGATAAACTTGGAGAATTGATTCTGACACAGCCCGGTCTTCAGGTTTTTTATACCTTTCTGTATAATCTGCCGTTCATGTCTTACTCTTCCTTCAATAATACCATTGTCGCCGGAGGATTTCTCTCCGGACTGATTCTCTGGGTTCCTCTGTTCTATCTTTTCCTGTTTATGGTAAAACTCTACCGGAGGAAGATCGCCCCGAAAATCGCAGAGAGCAAAGCTGTTAAAGCATTGAAGAAAGTGCCGTTTTTCTCCAAACTCGCCTCGGCGGTCAGACTGGAGGCGGGGTTATGA
- a CDS encoding hybrid sensor histidine kinase/response regulator, with the protein MNTTGKREQNLFFTLKFEDETGYTLPFCGDVSSLFPGQNIQSLMADPSSFFGYLIEKDRKRVSDDFGKAISEKKSFETRFRIFNGSELLLGELILSLRNEKSEVLVWDGLLRLLSSVRTREENAEEALFQRIRELDCLYGIASLSEEADLPLEELLERALEVMLGSWKYSHLDSIRIAYGDRVISGKTETRSPGSPAFCQKSDITVYGKVTGSIGVCYSRPDNDFDNLNVVRELRMLNYITARLSRIIEKKQSEEALAKREALFRRYIESAPDGIFLADKDGFFIDINGAACRITGYTKEELLGMPLASLTYPEDRELTRESFERVKTEGRTTNMCRFIKKDGTVRHWVIEAIKLDDGSFLGFNRDVTEQRKLEEQILQMEKMDAIGQLAGGIAHDFNNQIAVIMGYSEMLVSRIQDPKLLKFARNILASAHRSDDLTRKLLAFSHKGLYERKNININKTIGEAVDILIHSVDRKITIKLDLKAKHPFITGDPSQIQNAIMNLAINARDAMPSGGILKFSTRNIILYEDFCRKLSYRVDPGDFVEIIVSDTGVGMDNQTLNHIFEPFFTTKEVGKGTGMGLASVYGTVTNHKAVIEVESEPGEGSQFRLFFPCGEKVQYPSVKSDPEAVRGNASIMLIDDEDMIRAVAQEILQELGYGVISFGSGTEALEYLKKNGNVDLVILDMIMPVMSGKEVFRNIMEIDSSIPVILSSGYSLSGDIQQLLDEGASAFINKPFHVDSFASVVGEVLKADTKKDRIDLTRSPL; encoded by the coding sequence ATGAATACGACGGGAAAAAGGGAACAGAATCTATTCTTTACGCTCAAGTTTGAAGATGAAACAGGTTACACTCTGCCCTTCTGCGGTGATGTTTCCTCTCTTTTCCCCGGACAAAACATTCAATCACTAATGGCCGACCCTTCGTCTTTTTTCGGATATCTTATAGAGAAAGACCGGAAAAGGGTTAGTGACGACTTCGGGAAAGCCATTAGTGAAAAAAAGTCATTTGAAACCCGTTTCAGAATTTTCAACGGTTCCGAACTGCTCCTCGGTGAGCTGATCCTGTCTTTGAGAAATGAAAAGAGTGAAGTTCTGGTGTGGGACGGATTGCTCCGATTGTTATCTTCTGTCAGGACCCGGGAGGAAAATGCCGAGGAAGCCCTATTCCAAAGAATCCGTGAACTGGACTGCCTTTACGGAATCGCCTCTCTTTCAGAAGAGGCGGATCTGCCCCTTGAAGAATTGCTGGAGAGGGCTCTTGAAGTCATGCTCGGTTCATGGAAGTATTCTCATCTTGACTCTATCAGAATCGCCTATGGCGACAGGGTCATTTCGGGAAAAACCGAGACCCGTTCTCCGGGATCTCCGGCATTCTGTCAGAAGAGCGATATTACTGTTTACGGCAAGGTGACAGGCTCGATCGGTGTTTGTTACAGCCGTCCGGATAATGACTTTGATAATCTGAATGTTGTCAGGGAATTGAGGATGCTCAATTACATAACCGCCCGTTTGTCGCGGATTATTGAAAAGAAGCAGTCAGAAGAAGCTCTGGCAAAAAGAGAAGCCCTTTTCCGCCGCTATATTGAATCAGCTCCCGATGGAATCTTTCTCGCCGATAAAGATGGCTTTTTCATCGATATAAATGGAGCCGCATGCCGGATTACGGGCTATACGAAAGAGGAGCTTCTGGGCATGCCTCTGGCATCCCTGACATATCCTGAAGACCGGGAGTTGACCCGGGAATCTTTTGAACGGGTAAAAACCGAGGGGCGTACAACAAATATGTGCCGGTTTATCAAAAAGGACGGTACAGTAAGGCATTGGGTTATCGAGGCTATTAAGCTGGACGACGGCTCTTTCCTGGGATTCAACCGTGATGTTACGGAACAGAGAAAACTGGAGGAGCAGATCCTCCAGATGGAAAAAATGGACGCCATAGGACAGTTGGCCGGAGGGATCGCCCATGATTTCAATAATCAGATTGCTGTTATTATGGGATACAGCGAAATGCTTGTTTCCCGTATTCAGGATCCAAAGCTTCTGAAATTTGCCAGAAATATCCTCGCCAGTGCTCACCGTTCCGATGATCTGACCAGGAAACTGCTGGCTTTTTCACATAAAGGCCTTTATGAACGGAAGAACATCAATATCAATAAAACCATTGGTGAAGCCGTCGACATTCTGATTCACAGTGTCGACCGGAAAATCACCATTAAACTGGATTTGAAGGCGAAACATCCTTTTATCACAGGAGATCCTTCGCAGATCCAGAACGCAATCATGAACCTGGCAATCAATGCCAGGGATGCCATGCCTTCAGGAGGAATCCTGAAGTTTTCGACCAGGAATATCATTCTGTATGAGGATTTCTGCCGTAAATTATCCTATCGTGTAGACCCCGGAGACTTTGTCGAAATCATTGTTTCCGATACGGGAGTCGGGATGGATAATCAGACATTAAATCATATTTTCGAACCATTTTTTACAACAAAAGAAGTCGGGAAGGGGACGGGAATGGGACTGGCCAGCGTCTATGGAACAGTAACTAACCACAAAGCTGTGATTGAAGTGGAAAGCGAACCGGGAGAAGGGTCTCAGTTCCGTCTCTTTTTTCCCTGCGGAGAGAAAGTCCAATATCCCTCTGTAAAATCCGATCCCGAAGCAGTCCGGGGCAATGCGTCTATCATGCTAATCGATGATGAGGACATGATCAGAGCCGTGGCTCAGGAGATCCTTCAGGAGCTGGGATACGGCGTTATCTCTTTTGGATCCGGTACGGAAGCTCTGGAATATCTGAAAAAAAACGGGAATGTTGATCTTGTCATTCTCGATATGATTATGCCGGTTATGAGCGGGAAAGAGGTATTCAGGAACATTATGGAAATTGACAGTTCCATCCCCGTTATCCTGTCTTCCGGATATTCACTCTCCGGCGATATCCAGCAGCTTCTCGATGAAGGCGCCTCGGCATTTATCAATAAACCTTTTCATGTCGATTCGTTTGCTTCTGTTGTGGGCGAAGTTTTAAAAGCAGACACAAAAAAAGACCGGATTGATTTAACCCGGTCTCCTCTGTAA
- a CDS encoding NADP-dependent isocitrate dehydrogenase, producing MAQKSTIIYTKTDEAPALATSSLLPIVQAFVKNAGINMETRDISLAGRIIAQFPERLKDDQKISDALTELGEMVKEPDANIIKLPNISASVPQIKATVAELQAKGYDLPDYPEDPKTEEEKSVKAKFDVAKGSAVNPVLREGNSDRRAPKAVKNYARKNPHSMGEWKSDSKTHVASMSSGDFYGSEKSVEIEEATNYRIVFKDKAGNSTLLKNKAPLLAGEIIDGAVMSRKALRAFFAEQIEDAKKKDVLFSVHLKATMMKVSDPIIFGHVVTVFFKEVFEKHAADLKELGVDPKHGLGDLYSKIQSLPEEKRKEIEADIQAVYAESPELAMVNSDKGITNLHVPSDIIIDASMPAAIRSSGMMWGPDGKLKDMKAIIPDRCYSGIYEETIENCRKYGALDPSAMGSVSNVGLMAQKAEEYGSHDKTFEMAGDGTVLVLDDSDKVLIEQPVEEGDIFRMCQVKDAPVQDWIKLAVKRARETGNPAVFWLDKNRAHDARLISKVEKYLPGQDTKGLEILIKTPVEATRFSLDRIREGKDTISVTGNVLRDYLTDLFPILEVGTSAKMLSIVPLMNGGGLFETGAGGSAPKHVQQFQEEGHLRWDSLGEFLALAVSIEHLGKSYGNDKALILAETLDKATELVLENGKSPSRKVNEIDNRGSHFYLALYWAQALAEQDKDADLKRIFQPVAAEMAAKENVIAEELLSAQGRPVDIGGYYAPDEDLKSLAMRPSATLNAIIDAI from the coding sequence ATGGCACAGAAATCGACAATTATCTACACGAAAACAGATGAAGCTCCGGCTCTGGCGACAAGCTCGCTTCTGCCGATCGTACAGGCTTTTGTTAAAAACGCCGGAATCAATATGGAAACAAGGGACATATCCCTTGCGGGACGAATCATTGCCCAGTTTCCCGAAAGACTGAAAGATGATCAGAAGATTTCCGATGCCCTGACGGAACTGGGCGAGATGGTAAAAGAACCGGACGCCAACATTATCAAGCTGCCCAACATCAGCGCGTCGGTTCCCCAGATAAAAGCAACGGTGGCGGAACTCCAGGCGAAAGGTTATGACCTGCCCGATTACCCCGAAGATCCGAAAACCGAAGAAGAAAAATCGGTTAAAGCCAAGTTCGATGTCGCCAAAGGGAGCGCCGTCAACCCTGTTCTCAGAGAAGGGAATTCAGACCGGCGCGCCCCGAAAGCCGTTAAAAACTACGCCAGAAAAAATCCCCACTCCATGGGAGAATGGAAAAGCGATTCGAAAACCCATGTCGCATCCATGAGCAGCGGCGACTTCTACGGCAGTGAAAAATCTGTAGAAATAGAAGAAGCGACCAATTACAGGATCGTATTCAAGGATAAGGCGGGGAACTCGACTCTCCTGAAAAACAAAGCCCCTCTGCTCGCCGGAGAGATAATCGACGGAGCAGTTATGAGCCGCAAAGCCCTGAGAGCGTTTTTCGCGGAACAGATTGAAGACGCCAAAAAGAAAGACGTCCTTTTTTCCGTACATCTGAAGGCGACCATGATGAAGGTCTCCGATCCCATAATCTTCGGACATGTCGTAACAGTATTTTTCAAAGAAGTTTTTGAAAAGCATGCTGCGGATCTGAAGGAACTGGGAGTGGATCCCAAACACGGGCTGGGAGATCTGTACTCAAAGATCCAGTCGCTTCCCGAAGAGAAAAGAAAAGAAATAGAAGCTGATATTCAGGCCGTTTATGCCGAGAGCCCCGAACTGGCCATGGTTAACTCCGACAAAGGAATAACAAACCTCCACGTTCCCAGCGATATCATTATCGATGCGTCAATGCCGGCGGCGATCAGATCTTCCGGCATGATGTGGGGCCCTGATGGAAAGCTGAAAGATATGAAAGCCATCATTCCCGACCGCTGCTATTCCGGAATCTATGAAGAGACAATTGAAAACTGCCGGAAATACGGAGCCCTGGATCCCTCTGCAATGGGGAGCGTATCCAACGTGGGACTTATGGCACAGAAAGCCGAAGAATACGGTTCCCACGACAAGACATTTGAAATGGCAGGAGACGGTACTGTTTTGGTTCTCGATGACTCCGATAAGGTTCTTATCGAACAGCCCGTTGAAGAAGGTGATATCTTCCGTATGTGCCAGGTGAAAGATGCCCCGGTTCAGGACTGGATCAAGCTGGCTGTGAAAAGGGCCAGGGAGACAGGAAATCCAGCGGTATTCTGGCTCGATAAAAACAGAGCCCATGATGCCCGGCTCATCAGCAAAGTGGAAAAGTACCTGCCCGGTCAGGACACGAAGGGTCTGGAGATCCTTATAAAAACACCTGTTGAGGCAACCCGGTTCTCTCTGGACCGTATCCGGGAAGGAAAGGATACCATATCGGTAACAGGCAATGTTCTCAGGGACTACCTGACAGATCTTTTCCCCATTCTGGAAGTGGGAACCAGCGCCAAGATGCTATCCATCGTTCCGCTGATGAACGGAGGGGGGCTTTTTGAAACAGGAGCCGGAGGTTCAGCGCCGAAGCACGTTCAGCAGTTCCAGGAGGAAGGACACCTTCGATGGGATTCCCTGGGCGAGTTCCTCGCCCTGGCCGTTTCAATCGAACATCTGGGAAAAAGCTATGGAAACGACAAGGCTCTCATTCTGGCGGAAACACTCGACAAGGCGACGGAACTTGTTCTGGAGAACGGGAAGTCACCTTCCCGAAAAGTGAATGAAATTGATAACCGCGGATCCCATTTCTACCTGGCTCTCTACTGGGCTCAGGCTCTGGCGGAACAGGATAAAGATGCTGATCTGAAGAGGATTTTTCAACCTGTCGCCGCAGAAATGGCAGCAAAGGAAAATGTAATTGCTGAAGAACTTCTGTCAGCACAGGGCAGACCGGTCGATATCGGCGGGTACTATGCTCCTGATGAAGATTTGAAATCACTGGCGATGCGCCCCAGCGCTACGCTGAATGCGATTATTGACGCCATTTGA
- a CDS encoding TIGR03545 family protein, translating to MKKQNLPRLFRKSYNEKSLDKKVLKRLHIPADRDLVKALYTDDGEGLLSLRDDLSADQKKKLALLAKAVKKNRGVLTTWKVLIFLIPLAALILFNFIFKDKLLERGAERALETFFQAQADVGKLHLSIIGGEFSFQSLAIADKDSPDFNLLETGPGYMKLAMSELAFKRFRIDEISLSDVRWNTKRQSSGALPAESGQEEKMEAGEEEEQTGTEGISLPSLSPEALVDSISLDSLGSYRMIEERSEQMRGLTDKWSKRFEEKESEIKAIKKEVESLSSLNLNSLSNLQEIQGNMERIGTLKTRIETLTSSVENLADDFKEDRSALVSAGESVSDLIKADLDSLEERLDFSSGGFQTLASDLAESFIRERWNGYYEAGLKVWNIYKRFDSREKADIGKEKKALVRAPGRTVMFPSPDKPQFYVDKVLFSGSSGDNAEFEAEIRSLSNEPEKVIDPVRLDLSTVSGVTTLSGEGILDLREKEAERFSLDFNGRGISADLPDGIPALSIDGFRSDGEISGNISSLDGMSGLESDFSVVLTDLIIEQQDQDGFIGETVRSIFDSLDSIELSGQMEISPKGIETLQIDSDLDSILNNALGAALDSLRKEAIDRLEASLMDRLTPALEENSLLSDGLDKLGLESADQISSLDSLEDILDTKLDELKSGTGQQGGNLLQQAGGALKLPGF from the coding sequence ATGAAAAAACAGAACCTTCCGAGACTGTTCCGCAAGTCATACAATGAGAAGTCTCTCGATAAAAAGGTCCTGAAGCGGTTGCATATCCCTGCAGACAGAGACCTGGTAAAAGCGCTTTACACAGATGACGGGGAGGGGCTCTTAAGTCTGAGAGACGATCTGAGCGCTGATCAGAAAAAGAAACTTGCCCTTCTCGCCAAAGCGGTAAAAAAGAACCGCGGGGTTCTTACAACCTGGAAAGTTCTGATTTTCCTTATTCCTCTTGCAGCTCTGATTCTCTTTAACTTTATTTTTAAAGACAAACTTCTTGAAAGGGGGGCTGAACGGGCTCTCGAGACGTTTTTTCAGGCTCAGGCAGATGTGGGGAAGCTTCATCTTTCCATAATAGGAGGAGAGTTCTCTTTTCAATCGCTGGCCATTGCCGATAAGGATTCTCCGGATTTTAATCTTCTGGAAACCGGTCCGGGTTATATGAAGCTGGCCATGTCCGAACTGGCATTCAAGCGCTTCAGAATTGATGAAATCTCCTTGAGCGACGTCCGTTGGAATACGAAACGGCAGAGTTCCGGTGCTCTCCCGGCTGAAAGCGGTCAGGAGGAAAAGATGGAGGCCGGGGAAGAGGAAGAGCAAACCGGAACAGAGGGAATCAGTCTGCCGTCACTGTCTCCCGAAGCTCTGGTTGACAGTATCAGCCTTGACTCTCTGGGGTCCTACAGGATGATTGAAGAACGCAGTGAACAGATGAGGGGATTGACAGATAAATGGTCAAAGCGGTTTGAAGAGAAGGAATCGGAAATTAAGGCTATTAAAAAAGAGGTTGAAAGCCTCAGTTCTCTGAATCTCAATTCCCTGTCCAATCTTCAGGAAATACAGGGAAACATGGAACGCATCGGAACCCTTAAAACAAGAATCGAAACACTGACTTCCAGCGTGGAGAATCTGGCTGATGATTTTAAAGAGGACAGGTCGGCTCTTGTCTCAGCTGGTGAATCTGTGTCAGATCTTATAAAAGCCGATCTGGATTCTCTGGAAGAAAGACTCGATTTCAGCAGTGGGGGATTTCAGACTCTGGCTTCAGATCTGGCGGAATCTTTCATCCGGGAGAGATGGAACGGCTACTACGAAGCGGGTTTGAAAGTCTGGAACATCTACAAACGATTTGATTCGCGTGAGAAGGCCGATATAGGGAAAGAAAAAAAGGCTCTTGTCCGGGCTCCCGGCAGAACCGTTATGTTCCCGTCGCCTGATAAACCGCAGTTTTATGTGGATAAAGTGCTCTTTTCCGGAAGTTCCGGTGACAATGCTGAGTTTGAAGCTGAAATCCGATCCCTGAGCAATGAACCGGAGAAGGTTATCGATCCTGTTCGTCTCGATCTTTCTACCGTTTCAGGTGTGACTACACTCAGTGGAGAAGGTATTCTGGATTTAAGGGAAAAAGAAGCTGAGAGATTTTCTCTTGATTTTAACGGTAGAGGAATCTCCGCCGACCTGCCTGATGGTATTCCGGCTCTATCAATAGATGGTTTCCGTTCCGATGGGGAGATTTCCGGAAACATTTCTTCTCTCGATGGTATGTCCGGACTGGAATCGGATTTTTCTGTCGTACTGACGGATCTGATCATAGAACAGCAGGATCAGGATGGTTTTATCGGTGAAACGGTCCGGTCGATCTTTGACAGCCTGGACAGCATTGAACTGTCGGGGCAAATGGAGATCAGCCCTAAGGGGATTGAAACCCTTCAGATAGACTCGGATTTAGATAGTATTCTGAATAATGCCTTAGGTGCGGCTTTGGACAGTCTCCGGAAAGAAGCCATAGACCGACTTGAAGCATCTCTGATGGACAGGCTTACTCCTGCTTTGGAAGAGAACAGTCTTTTATCTGATGGGTTGGATAAGCTCGGTCTCGAATCTGCCGATCAGATTTCTTCTCTTGACAGCCTGGAAGACATTCTCGATACAAAACTGGATGAGCTGAAAAGCGGAACAGGGCAGCAGGGCGGAAATTTGCTTCAGCAGGCCGGAGGAGCCTTAAAACTCCCGGGGTTTTAA